Sequence from the Corallococcus sp. EGB genome:
AGGACAGGATGCCCCAGCCGATGAGCAGCAGCGTCACCACGGCGAGCACCGGGTAGACGATGTGGCTGTTCTTCTCGAGCAGCTCGATGTAGCCGGTGGTGATGGACGAGACGGGCCGGTCGTAGTCCGGCCCGGAGTCCTGTCCGGGCAGACCTTCGATTTGGGCCGTCAACAGCGGGATGAGCAGTTTCAGCGCGGGAGCCAAGGCCCCCCGACTCTACGGGGAGGGCCCCCGCGCCGACAACCCGCCCGCCGTCACACCACGCCGATGGACTCGGACGCACCCTCGGCGAACAGGGTGGTGTCCGCCTTGGCCAGGAGCGTCGCGAGCCCCTCGCGCTTCACCGCGCTGATGGCCACGCCGCCCTTGGAGCGCAGGAGCGACTCCACCTCCTCCGCGGACAGCTGATCCGCCTTGTTCCAGACCATCAGGCGCGGCTTCTCCGTCAGGCCCAGCGAGTCGAGGATGTTCTCCACCGCCTCCACCTGGTCGTCGCGCGCGGGGTCGCTCGCGTCCACCACGTGCAGCAGGAGGCTCGCGTCGTACAGCTCCTCCAGCGTGGCGCGGAAGGCCGCCACCAGGTCCTTGGGCAGGTCCCGGATGAAGCCCACCGTGTCCGTGATGATGACCTCGCGCTCCTGCGGGAAGCGCAGCCGGCGGCTGGTGGGGTCCAGCGTGGCGAACAGCTTGTCCTCCGCCAGCACCTCCGCGTTGGTGATGGCGTTGAGCAGCGTGGACTTACCCGCGTTGGTGTAGCCCACGATGGAGATGACCGGCACCTCGCGCCGGTTGCGCTGCGCCCGGCGGACGCTGCGCTCGCGGCTGATGACGTCGATGCGGCGCTCCAGGTTGGTGATGCGCTCGCGCACGCGGCGGCGGTCGATTTCAAGCTTCGTCTCACCGGGGCCGCGGCCGCCCACGCCACCGCCCATGAGGCGGCTGAGCGAGTCATCCCCCTGCACCAGCCGGGGCAGCCGGTACTTCAGCTGCGCCAGCTCCACCTGCAGCTTGCCCTCGGCCGTCTGCGCGCGCTGCGCGAAGATGTCCAGGATGAGCTGCGTGCGGTCCAGGATCTTCAGGCTCGTCGCGTCCCCGATGTGCCGCCCCTGTGACGGGGTGAGGTCCTTGTCGAACACGAGCAGGTCCACCATGGACTGCATGGAGCGCAGGTTCAGGTCCTCCAGCTTGCCCCGGCCGATGAGGTAGCGCGGATCCGCCTCCCGCTTCATCTGGAGCACGGTGTCCACCACCTCCACGCCCGCGGTGCGCGCCAGCTCCTTCAGCTCCGCCAGGGACGACTCCGCCCGGGCGCGGTTGCCGTCCAGGCACACCGCCACCAGGATGGCGCGCTCCTTCCCGGACACCGTGCGCGCGGCGGCCTTGCGGTTGAACTCCTCTTCCAGCGCGTCCAGCGTGGACAGGAGGTCCGGCTGTTCGCCGTGCACGGAGGGCAGGGTGGACACGTGCCAGAACTCGCCCGTGCCGTTCTCCGGCACCAGGTAGGCCCAGTGCAGCACGCCGGGCAGGCCTTCGTGGCCCACGCCCACGGCCGCCACGCAGTCCAGGCGCAGGAGCGCGAGGTCCGTGAGGTCGTCCTTCGTCAGGGGTTCGCTCTTGAGGTGCGTGTGCACCAGCCGCAGGCCGCGCAGGCGGATTTGACCGGCGCGCGCACGGCCGATGTCCGGCAGCTCCAGCTTGTGTGCGTTGCCCACCACGACGTGCTCGATGTCGCCCTTGCGGTTGATGAGGACGCCCACCTGGCGGTTGAGCTCGTGCGACAGCTCGGTGAGGTGGCGGGCAAGCTCCGCGGACACGATTTCGCGCGGATCCACGCGGCGGCGGAAGGTGTTGCGCAGCCGCTGCTGCTCGCTCGACTTCAGGCCCAGGGTGTTGCCGTAGATTTCCTTCAAACCGTTTCTCCTGGCGCGGGCATCGGACGGCCCGCGCCGCATTCAGGGCATTGGATGGACTGGGGCCTTCCGCGTTTCATGACAAAGGCCTCCAAGTCCGCCCGCCGCGAAGCCTGGTGAACAGCCAGCCGCCGCGCGTCCTTTCCCGTTCCAGCCTACGCTGCTTCCCGTGACTGAAACCGCACGCAACGCCCTGCGCGAGGCCCGCCGCGTGGTGGTGAAGATCGGGACCAACGCGCTGACGAGCGCCACGGGCCGCTTCAACCGCGCCCACTTCGAGGCGCTGGGGCAGGACCTGCTGTGGGCCGCCGGGGGCCGGGAGCTGGTGGTGGTGTCCAGCGGCGCCATCGCGCTGGGCATGGAGCGGCTGGGGCTGCCCGCGCGCCCCCGGGACATCCCCGGCAAGCAGGCGTGCGCGGCGGTGGGGCAGAGCCGCCTGATGCAGGCGTACGAGGAGGCCTTCGGCCACGCCCCCCGCACGGTGGCCCAGGTGCTGCTCACCCACGAGGACGTGCAGGAGCGCCGGCGCTACCTCAACGTGAAGCACACGCTGGAGCGGCTCCTGGCCGCGGGCGTCGTGCCGGTCATCAACGAGAACGACACCGTGTCCGTGGACGAGCTGAAGTTCGGCGACAACGACACGCTGGCGAGCCTGGTGGCCGGCGTGGTGGAGGCGGACGCGCTGGTCCTCCTGTCGGACGTGGAGGGGCTCTACACCGCCGACCCGCGCAAGGACGCGGATGCGCGCCTGATGCCCGCCGTGCCGCGCGTCACCCCCGACGTGCTGGCCCTGGCCGGCGATGCCACCAGCGCGGTGGGCACCGGAGGCATGGCGTCCAAGGTGCGCGCCGCCGCCCGCGCCGCGGAGCTGGGCATCCCCTGCGTCATCACGTCCGGCGCGGTGCCTGGCCGCCTGCGCGGCGTGCTCCAGGGCGAGGCCGTGGGGACGCTCTTCGAGCCCGCCGGACGGCGCAGCGCGCGCACCGCGTGGATCGCCCACGCCCTGCGGCCCCGGGGGCGGCTGGTGGTGGACGCGGGCGCGAAGGAGGCCATCGTCACCGGCAAGCGCAGCCTCCTGCCCAGCGGCGTGACGGGCGTGGAGGGGGAGTTCGGCCGGGGAGACCCGGTGGACCTGACGGACGCGGCCGGGACGGTGTTCGCCCGCGGCCTGTCCACCTACGACGCCAACGAGCTCAAGCGCATCGCCGGGCGGCGCAGCGCGGACATCGAGGCGGTGCTGGGATACCGCTACCTGGATGAAGCGGTGCACCGCGACGACCTGGCGGTGCTGTAGCCGCGGTCCGGGCAAAGCCGCCTTCGCTAGATGGAGCAGGAGACGGACTTCACCGTGCCGGGCGCCTCATCCGTCAGCCGCATCAGCGCGCGGAACTCCGGGGAGTCCACCTTCATCAGGAGCAGCGAGACCTCCAGCTCCCCGGGCACCCGGCCCAGCTGGAGCTTGCGCTCCTGGCCGTGCAGCAGCGCGAGCTGCGAGTGGCCTTCCCCCTCCGGCAGGGACAGGTCCACCTGGAGCTGGAACGTGTCGCCCTCGCCCTTGGGCGTGAGCACCAGCCGGTAGTCCGGCACCGTGGAGCCCGGGCGGCGGCGCTCGGCGCGCAGCGTGCGGCCCGCCTCACCCAGGAGCTTGGGCTGGGCGATCAGCCGGCCGTCGCGCCGGACCTCCAGCGCGAAGTAGAGCGGTTCGTTGCGGGCGTGCGCCGGGGCGGAGACGAAGGCGAGCAGCACCAGCGCCAGCCCGGGAAGCCACTTCTTCAGCAGGGAGGTGCGGTCCATGGTCGAGCCCTCGTCAAAGCTTCCGTCCGCCGCGTCGGCCCCACGGCGGCCAGCGGAGCTTCCAGGAAGCCCGCTGTCGCTTCTCACCCAAATCGACAAGGTCCAAGGAATAACCCAGACGCGGCCCGAGTGCGAGCCCCACGCCGGGGGTTGTCTGCTGGCTTGCGGACGAAACGAGGGGTACATGGCGATACCTGCTTGCCTGTTCAGGTGAGGGCGGCTATCCCCCCTTGGACGGAGGCGCGCCCCTCCCGTGTTCCTTTTCTGTTCGTTTCACGCCCTGCTCCCCTCTCCCACCCCGGAAGTCCCCGGTCTCTTGATCTCCCGGGTCCTGTCCGCCATGGTCATTGATCACCTGAATGGACCGCACGGAACGCATCCTTGATCTCGTGGCACTGCTGCTCGACGCGCGGGAACCCATCTCGTGGGCCGAGCTGCGTGAGCACTTCCCCGCGGACTACGGCGGCTCGGACGACGCCGCCGAGCGCAAGTTCGAGCGCGACAAGGCGGAGCTCGTCGAGCTGGGCTTCCCGCTGAGCTACGTGCAGGGCGACGACGAGCGGCGCGACGGCTACCTCGTCGACCGCAACGTCTACTACCTGCCGGAGGCGGACCTCACGAAGGAGGAGCTGGCCGTGCTCTACGCCGCCGGCTCCGCGGCGCTCGCGTCCGGCGCGTTCCCCGGCCGCGACGACCTGGCGCACGCGCTCCGGAAGATCGGCTTCTTCGCCGGTGAATCCCTGCCCACCCCGCGCGTGCGCATGGAGCTGGGCACCGGCCAGCAGGGCCAGGAGAAGGAGGTCTCCGCCCGCCTGGAGCAGCTCTGGGATGCGTGCTCCGCGCACAAGTGGGTGCAGCTGACCTACGGCAGCCCCCGCAAGGACGGCGTCACGGAGCGGCGCGTGGACCCATATGGCCTGGCGCTCAGGCGCGGCGTCTGGACGCTGGTGGGCTACTGCCACCTGCGCCAGGGCCTGCGCACCTTCCACGTCCACCGCATCCGCGAGCTGAAGGTGAACACCGCCCGGCCGCGCACCCCGGACTTCGAGGTGCCGGCGGACTTCTCGCTGGACGCCCACGTGGCGTACTTCCCCTGGCAGTACCGCTTCCACGAGCCATTGGAGGTGACGCTGCGGCTCACCGGGCCGCAGGCCTCGCGCGCGGGCTCGCTGTTCCCGGGCGCGGCGCTGGAGCCGGTGTCGGAGGGCGTGGTGCGGGTCCGCTTCCCGGTGACGTTCCTGGACGGGCTGACGCGCTTCGTCCTGTCCCTGGGGGAGGACTGCCGCGTGGAGGGGCCGCCGGAGGCGCGCGAGCGCCTGGAGCGGATGGCCGCGAACATCCTGGCGAAGCACGCGCCGGTGGAAGGTCAGCGGGTGAGCGCATGAGCAACGTCCATGAGCGGCTGCGCCGCCTGCTGTTCCTCGTCCCCTACGTCTCCAAGCACCCCGGCGTCACCGTGGAGGCCCTGGCCAGGGCCCTCAACATCAGCCGCGAGGACCTGCTGGAGGAGCTGGACCTGCTCACCTGCGTGGGCCGGCCGCCCTTCAACCCGGACGACTACATCGACATCTACGTGGACAACGACCGCGTCTACGTGGACCTGGATCAGCGCCTGTTCGCGCCGCCCCGGCTGACGGCGGGCGAGGCCGCGGCCCTGGCCGCCGCGGCGGAGCTGCTGCGCCCGGCCACCGGCGACGCGCTCCAGAGCGCCCTCACCAAGCTGGAGGGCATCATCCCGCCCGCGGCCCGCGAGCGCTTCCGGGACATGTACCGGAAGATCGACGCCTCCGCGGACGCGCCCCCGGCCCTGGGGCCCCTCACCCGGGCCATCCTGGAGCGGCTGGAGGTCACGTTCGGCTACGCCAGCCCCGGCCGCCCCACGGAGCCACGCCGGGTGCGCCCCTACGAGCTGCTCAGCCACCGGGGCCAGTGGTACCTCCAGGGCTTCTGCCACACCCGCCAGGACGCGCGCCTGTTCCGCCTGGACCGCATGGAGGACCTGGCCGTCACCACCACCGCCTTCCAGCCCCCGCCGGATGCCCGCGCGGACGTGCCCAACCCGGCCCGGAGCGCCAGCGAGGCCTCCGTCCGGGTGCGCTTCACGCCCACGGCGGCCCCGTACGTGAAGGAGCGCTTCGGCCAGGACGCCCGCCCGCTTGCTGACGGAGGGGTGGAGGTGCGGGTGGCCGGAGACAGTGAGCGCTGGCTCACGCAGTGGGTGCTATCCTTCGGGGGAGAGGCGGAAGTGCTGGAGCCGGCGAGCGCGCGCGCCGCCGTTGCCCGAGCCGTACATGCCTCGATAGGCTCCTAGGACCCCATGGCCTTCCAACTGACGATCTCCGAGGGAAAAGACGCCGGCAAGGAGTTCGTCTTCGACCAGGACTCCGTTCTCATCGGGCGCACCTCCGAGTGCGACGTGGTGCTGTACGACCCCGGTATCTCCCGCCGCCACTGCCGCATCTTCAGGGACGCGGACGGCTACGCCGTGGAGGACCAGAAGAGCGCCAACGGCACGGTCGTCAACGGCGCCGCCGTGCAGAAGCAGCTCCTCAAGGACGGCGACACGCTGACGCTGGGCCCGGTGACGTTCCTCTTCGCGCTCGCGGCGGAGGACGCGACCACCGGCGAGGACGAGAAGCCGGCGGAGGACGGCGCCAACAGCACGCGCATCGTCTCCATCGACTCCGTGCGCAAGTCGCGCAACAAGAAGGCCGCCGCGCTCGTGCCGGAAGGCGCGGACGAGGAGGACCTGCAGGGCATCCGGGCGGAGTCCACGCGCATGAACATGCGCGCCATCCGCCGGCCCACCTCCTCCGCCCAGCGCGCGGTGCCGCAGGAGCCGCCCCCGGAAGAGGACGCTCCGGCCGCCCTCGAGAAGCCCGCCCCCGCGCCCCCGCCGGCGCGCCGCACCGGCTCCCAGTCCTCGCGCGCCGTGGCCCGCACGCCTCGCGCCGGGGCCTCCAGCGGCGGCGGCCTGTCCGCGGCCGAGCGCGCCCGCATCCGCCGCGAGACGCCGGGCCTGATGGCCAACCTGCGCCTGTTCTGGGCGGAGGCGAACTCCAAGGTCCGCGCGGGCGTGATGGCCGGCGGCGGCGTGGTGGTGCTGGGCCTCTTCGCCCTCATGTACTGGCTGGTGCTGGGCGGCGAGGAGAAGGTGCAGAAGGGCGAGGAGCCCGTGCGCCTGTCCAACCAGCCCATCACGGACTCGTTCGGCCTGGGTGACGGCGTCACCTGGAGCCGGCCGGACATGAAGGTCTTCGAGTGGGAGTTCGTCGCCGCGACGCGCGCGGTGGTCATCCTCCACTACCAGGCCCAGGGCATCTCCAAGGACGAGGTGGTGGTGAGCGTCAACGGCGTGGACGTGGGCAAGGTGCCCCCGGACACGCTGGCCAGCCAGGAGCGCTCGCTGGAGCTGATGATCCCGCCCCAGCAGCTGCGCAAGGGCGAGCCCAACCGCATCATCTTCGACAACACCCGCAACCCGCCGGGCGAGGACACCTGGCGCATCTGGAACGTCTGGGTGGAGCGCGCGCTGCTGCCCGAGGATCTCTCCACGCAGCAGCTCATCCAGAACGCCAACGAGCTCTTCAAGAAGGGCCGCAAGAACTTCGACACGCCGGACATCGGCGCGCGCAACCGCTACGAGGCCTGGAAGGCGTTCCGCGAGGCGTGGCTGATGCTGGAGGCCCACCCGGATCCGAAGCCGGACCTCTATTACGAATCCCAGGAGGCCATGAAGCGCGCCCAGCAGGAGCTGGACCGCACCTGCTCCAAGCTGCTGCTGGAGGTGGAGGGCTACTACAACCAGGGCCACTTCAAGCAGGCCGCCTCCACGCTGGACCACATGCGCGAGTACTTCCCCGAGTACGACCAGCCGTGCGCCACGCGCGCGGAGAACAAGCGCATCGAGTACGGCCTGTAGCCAAAGCCGTCCGCTAGCGGACGGTGCAACCCCGCCTGGGAGGCAGGTGGGGCCCCTCCGGCTTGCCGGTGCCTCCCCCCGTTCCCACCCTGAAGGGGGTGATGCGTGAGCGGGTGGGAGAGGAGGGTCGGACAGAAGGCTGGGTTCCCGCGGCGCGCTCGCCGGGGCCGGTGCCCGAGCACGCTCCGGTGTGGAGCGCCGGGGTGTCGCGGCGGCTGCTCGCGCGGTACTACCTGCCGCAGCAGCACACCCTGCTCCAGGGCAACGCGTGCCGGCTCCTGCGCGACGGCGTGGAGGCCTATCCGGAGATGCTGGAGGCCATCCGCCGGGCGCGCCGCTCCATCCGCCTGGAGACGTACATGTTCGTCACCGACGCGGTGGGCGAGCTCTTCGGCCAGGCGCTGGCGGAGGCGGCCGAGCGCGGCGTGCACGTGAAGGTGCTCTACGACGCGGTGGGCTCGTGGACCAGCCGCAAGAGCTTCTTCGAAGGACTGCGCCAGCGCGGCGTGGACGTGCGGGCGTTCAAGCCCTTCAGCCTCCAGCGCGGGCTGCGCCACCTGCTGCGCCGGGACCACCGCAAGATTCTGGTGGTGGACGGCACGGTGGCCTTCACGGGCGGGGTGAACATCGCGGCGCACTGGGCCCCGGAGGGGCAGGGCGTGGCCTGGCGCGACGACGTGCTGCGCATCGAAGGCCCGGCGGTGCACGAGCTGGAGCGGCGCTTCCTGGCCACGTGGCGGATGATGTTCCGCGACCGCCTGAGCCGGCTGCGCCGGCGCATCCGCGGCGCGGCCCGGACGCTGGACGCCCCGCCCCGGAAGGGCGACGTGGGCCTGGCGGTGTTGTCCAGCCGCCGCAGCATCCACCGCGCGTACCTGCACGCCATCCGGCGCGCCCGCAAGAGCGTGCTCATCGCCGCGGGCTACTTCGTGCCGGACCGGCGCATGGTGGCCGCGCTCAAGGACGCGGCGAAGCGGGGCGTGGAGGTGAGCCTGCTGCTCAACGGGGGCAAGAGCGACCACCCGTTCCTCGAGCATGCGACGCGCGCCTTCTACGAGCCCCTGATGGGCGCCGGCATCCGCATCTTCGAGTGGCGCCGGGGCGTGCTGCACGCCAAGACGGCCGTGGTGGACGGCGTGTGGGGCACCATCGGGTCGTTCAACCTGGAACGGTTGTCGCTGGCCTTCAACCACGAGGTCAACGCCGTCTTCGCGGACCCCCGGCTGGGGCGCGACCTGGAGGACTCGTTCCGCCTGGATTGCGGCAACTGCCGCGAGGTGGACCTGTCCGTCTTCCGCCGCCGCCCCCTCTGGCAGAAGGCCGTGGAGCGCGTGCTGTACTTCTTCCGCAAGGTGCTCTGAGCGGGTCTGTAAGTCCGGGGTTCGAACCAACCGTCCACCGCCTTCAACGCGGTGCAGGAACCCTTTGCATGCCGGGGGGGACACGCCTAGAAGTTGCGTCATTCCGGCACGGAAGGACGGCAACGCACATGACGGACAGTTTCGGCACCAAGGCCCAGCTCAAGGTGGGCTCGGCCACCTACGACTATTTCAGCCTGGCCACGCTGGCGAAGGCCCACCCGGCGGTCAACCGCCTCCCGTTCTCGCTGAAGGTCCTGCTGGAGAACCTGCTGCGCAACGAGGACGGCCGCGTCGTCAAGCGCGAGCACATCGAGAAGATGCTCGCCTGGGACCCCAAGGCCAACCCGGAGACGGAGATCTCCTTCCACCCCGCGCGCGTGCTGCTCCAGGACTTCACCGGCGTGCCCGCCGTCGTGGACATGGCCGCCATGCGCGAGGCCCTGGCCGCCATGGGCGGTGACCCCGCGAAGATCAACCCGCGCAACCCGGCGGACCTGGTCATCGACCACTCGGTGCAGATTGATTCGTTCGCCACCACCGCGGCCTTCAAGGAGAACGCGGAGCTGGAGTTCGAGCGCAACCGCGAGCGCTACGCCTTCCTGCGCTGGGGCCAGAGCGCGTTCAAGGGCTTTGGCGTGGTGCCGCCGGACATCGGCATCTGCCACCAGGTGAACCTGGAGTTCCTGGCGCAGGTGACGTTCCGCCAGGGCAGCACCGTGTACCCGGACACGCTGGTGGGCACGGACAGCCACACGACGATGATCAACGGCCTGGGCGTGGTGGGCTGGGGCGTGGGCGGCATCGAGGCGGAGGCGGCGCTTTTGGGCCAGCCCATCACGATGCTCATCCCGCAGGTGGTGGGCTTCAAGCTCACCGGCAAGCTGCCCGCGGGCGCCACGGCCACGGACCTGGTGCTCACCGTCACGCAGATGCTTCGCAAGAAGGGCGTGGTGGGCAAGTTCGTGGAGTTCTACGGCGAGGGCCTGAAGGGGCTGTCGCTGCCGGACCGCGCCACCATCGCGAACATGGCCCCGGAGTACGGCGCCACCATCGGCTTCTTCCCGGTGGACGAGGAGAGCTGCAACTACCTGCGCTTCACCGGCCGCCCGGACGACGTGGTGGCGCTGACGGAGGCGTACGCCAAGGCGCAGGGCCTGTGGCTGGACGCCGGCGCGCAGGACCCCCTCTTCAGCGACACGCTGGAGCTGGACCTGGCCGCCGTGGTGCCCAGCCTCGCGGGCCCCAAGCGTCCGCAGGACCGCGTGCCCCTGAAGGACATGAAGTCCGGCTACGAGAAGTCCCTGGTGGAGATGCTCGCCGCCGGCAAGAGCAAGGGTGAGGACGACGAGGGCCCCAAGGGCGGCGCCAAGGCCCCCGCGGCCCCGGTGCCCCCGGAGCGTCTGGCCCAGGCCGTCACCGTGAAGGCGGGCCGCCAGAGCTACCAGATGGGCCACGGCGCGGTGGTCATCGCGTCCATCACGTCCTGCACCAACACGTCCAACCCGGCGGTGCTGGTGGCCGCGGGCATCCTGGCGAAGAAGGCCGTGGAGAAGGGCCTCAAGCCGCAGCCCTGGGTGAAGACGTCCCTGGCCC
This genomic interval carries:
- the hflX gene encoding GTPase HflX; translation: MKEIYGNTLGLKSSEQQRLRNTFRRRVDPREIVSAELARHLTELSHELNRQVGVLINRKGDIEHVVVGNAHKLELPDIGRARAGQIRLRGLRLVHTHLKSEPLTKDDLTDLALLRLDCVAAVGVGHEGLPGVLHWAYLVPENGTGEFWHVSTLPSVHGEQPDLLSTLDALEEEFNRKAAARTVSGKERAILVAVCLDGNRARAESSLAELKELARTAGVEVVDTVLQMKREADPRYLIGRGKLEDLNLRSMQSMVDLLVFDKDLTPSQGRHIGDATSLKILDRTQLILDIFAQRAQTAEGKLQVELAQLKYRLPRLVQGDDSLSRLMGGGVGGRGPGETKLEIDRRRVRERITNLERRIDVISRERSVRRAQRNRREVPVISIVGYTNAGKSTLLNAITNAEVLAEDKLFATLDPTSRRLRFPQEREVIITDTVGFIRDLPKDLVAAFRATLEELYDASLLLHVVDASDPARDDQVEAVENILDSLGLTEKPRLMVWNKADQLSAEEVESLLRSKGGVAISAVKREGLATLLAKADTTLFAEGASESIGVV
- the proB gene encoding glutamate 5-kinase — protein: MTETARNALREARRVVVKIGTNALTSATGRFNRAHFEALGQDLLWAAGGRELVVVSSGAIALGMERLGLPARPRDIPGKQACAAVGQSRLMQAYEEAFGHAPRTVAQVLLTHEDVQERRRYLNVKHTLERLLAAGVVPVINENDTVSVDELKFGDNDTLASLVAGVVEADALVLLSDVEGLYTADPRKDADARLMPAVPRVTPDVLALAGDATSAVGTGGMASKVRAAARAAELGIPCVITSGAVPGRLRGVLQGEAVGTLFEPAGRRSARTAWIAHALRPRGRLVVDAGAKEAIVTGKRSLLPSGVTGVEGEFGRGDPVDLTDAAGTVFARGLSTYDANELKRIAGRRSADIEAVLGYRYLDEAVHRDDLAVL
- a CDS encoding YafY family protein, with the translated sequence MDRTERILDLVALLLDAREPISWAELREHFPADYGGSDDAAERKFERDKAELVELGFPLSYVQGDDERRDGYLVDRNVYYLPEADLTKEELAVLYAAGSAALASGAFPGRDDLAHALRKIGFFAGESLPTPRVRMELGTGQQGQEKEVSARLEQLWDACSAHKWVQLTYGSPRKDGVTERRVDPYGLALRRGVWTLVGYCHLRQGLRTFHVHRIRELKVNTARPRTPDFEVPADFSLDAHVAYFPWQYRFHEPLEVTLRLTGPQASRAGSLFPGAALEPVSEGVVRVRFPVTFLDGLTRFVLSLGEDCRVEGPPEARERLERMAANILAKHAPVEGQRVSA
- a CDS encoding YafY family protein; translated protein: MSNVHERLRRLLFLVPYVSKHPGVTVEALARALNISREDLLEELDLLTCVGRPPFNPDDYIDIYVDNDRVYVDLDQRLFAPPRLTAGEAAALAAAAELLRPATGDALQSALTKLEGIIPPAARERFRDMYRKIDASADAPPALGPLTRAILERLEVTFGYASPGRPTEPRRVRPYELLSHRGQWYLQGFCHTRQDARLFRLDRMEDLAVTTTAFQPPPDARADVPNPARSASEASVRVRFTPTAAPYVKERFGQDARPLADGGVEVRVAGDSERWLTQWVLSFGGEAEVLEPASARAAVARAVHASIGS
- a CDS encoding FHA domain-containing protein: MAFQLTISEGKDAGKEFVFDQDSVLIGRTSECDVVLYDPGISRRHCRIFRDADGYAVEDQKSANGTVVNGAAVQKQLLKDGDTLTLGPVTFLFALAAEDATTGEDEKPAEDGANSTRIVSIDSVRKSRNKKAAALVPEGADEEDLQGIRAESTRMNMRAIRRPTSSAQRAVPQEPPPEEDAPAALEKPAPAPPPARRTGSQSSRAVARTPRAGASSGGGLSAAERARIRRETPGLMANLRLFWAEANSKVRAGVMAGGGVVVLGLFALMYWLVLGGEEKVQKGEEPVRLSNQPITDSFGLGDGVTWSRPDMKVFEWEFVAATRAVVILHYQAQGISKDEVVVSVNGVDVGKVPPDTLASQERSLELMIPPQQLRKGEPNRIIFDNTRNPPGEDTWRIWNVWVERALLPEDLSTQQLIQNANELFKKGRKNFDTPDIGARNRYEAWKAFREAWLMLEAHPDPKPDLYYESQEAMKRAQQELDRTCSKLLLEVEGYYNQGHFKQAASTLDHMREYFPEYDQPCATRAENKRIEYGL
- a CDS encoding phosphatidylserine/phosphatidylglycerophosphate/cardiolipin synthase family protein is translated as MRERVGEEGRTEGWVPAARSPGPVPEHAPVWSAGVSRRLLARYYLPQQHTLLQGNACRLLRDGVEAYPEMLEAIRRARRSIRLETYMFVTDAVGELFGQALAEAAERGVHVKVLYDAVGSWTSRKSFFEGLRQRGVDVRAFKPFSLQRGLRHLLRRDHRKILVVDGTVAFTGGVNIAAHWAPEGQGVAWRDDVLRIEGPAVHELERRFLATWRMMFRDRLSRLRRRIRGAARTLDAPPRKGDVGLAVLSSRRSIHRAYLHAIRRARKSVLIAAGYFVPDRRMVAALKDAAKRGVEVSLLLNGGKSDHPFLEHATRAFYEPLMGAGIRIFEWRRGVLHAKTAVVDGVWGTIGSFNLERLSLAFNHEVNAVFADPRLGRDLEDSFRLDCGNCREVDLSVFRRRPLWQKAVERVLYFFRKVL
- the acnA gene encoding aconitate hydratase AcnA, with product MTDSFGTKAQLKVGSATYDYFSLATLAKAHPAVNRLPFSLKVLLENLLRNEDGRVVKREHIEKMLAWDPKANPETEISFHPARVLLQDFTGVPAVVDMAAMREALAAMGGDPAKINPRNPADLVIDHSVQIDSFATTAAFKENAELEFERNRERYAFLRWGQSAFKGFGVVPPDIGICHQVNLEFLAQVTFRQGSTVYPDTLVGTDSHTTMINGLGVVGWGVGGIEAEAALLGQPITMLIPQVVGFKLTGKLPAGATATDLVLTVTQMLRKKGVVGKFVEFYGEGLKGLSLPDRATIANMAPEYGATIGFFPVDEESCNYLRFTGRPDDVVALTEAYAKAQGLWLDAGAQDPLFSDTLELDLAAVVPSLAGPKRPQDRVPLKDMKSGYEKSLVEMLAAGKSKGEDDEGPKGGAKAPAAPVPPERLAQAVTVKAGRQSYQMGHGAVVIASITSCTNTSNPAVLVAAGILAKKAVEKGLKPQPWVKTSLAPGSRVVTEYLRDAGLLPYLEAVGFHVVGYGCTTCIGNSGPLPESVSNAVVEGDLVVAAVLSGNRNFEGRINPHVRMNYLASPPLVVAYALAGEVGRDLDTEPLGTDPNGRPVFLKDIWPSNEEIKETIRTAVKPEQFRRQYANAMEGDTLWQQLQVSKGSTFKWDDKSTYVRKPPFFENLPKEPKAVQDIKGARVLALLGDSVTTDHISPAGNIAKTSPAAKYLMAEGVEPKDFNSYGARRGNHEVMVRGTFANIRLKNLLVPGVEGGVTVHIPTRERMSIYDASMKYQADGTPLVVLAGAEYGTGSSRDWAAKGTQLLGVKAVIAKSFERIHRSNLVGMGVLPLQFEAGQDAQSLGLTGHETFEITGIADGLAPQKKLTVKATGENGTREFTALCRIDTPNELDYYRNGGILQFVLRQLAKA